One segment of Rhodopirellula baltica SH 1 DNA contains the following:
- the proC gene encoding pyrroline-5-carboxylate reductase: MQLTGLTVIGGGQMARALVGGMLESGCLKASELTIVHKTKSTGEWWSSKYSECTTTTDTVEAVAGAKVVMLAVKPHIIAEVLAVKNSAGKSADWSGKLIVSIAAGIGLDKLIDGVGHDRVVRVMPNTPSLVGEGASGFCVSGGVSDDDVQLIETMLNSVGIAAQVTEPQMNGVTGVSGSGPAYVFLIIEALADGGVAAGLPRATALQLATQTVLGAAKMVRETGEHPGFLKDNVCSPGGTTIAAMSVLEQNAVRGAMIQAVQASANRSRELA, from the coding sequence ATGCAACTCACCGGATTGACGGTCATTGGCGGCGGGCAAATGGCTCGCGCTCTCGTTGGCGGAATGCTCGAAAGCGGGTGTCTCAAGGCAAGTGAACTGACGATCGTTCACAAAACCAAGTCGACTGGAGAGTGGTGGTCGTCGAAGTACAGCGAATGCACCACGACAACCGATACGGTCGAGGCGGTCGCCGGTGCCAAGGTCGTGATGCTAGCGGTGAAGCCGCACATCATCGCAGAAGTCCTGGCGGTCAAGAATAGTGCCGGGAAATCGGCCGATTGGTCGGGGAAATTGATCGTCTCCATTGCCGCGGGAATCGGGTTGGACAAACTCATCGACGGAGTCGGTCACGACCGCGTTGTTCGCGTGATGCCGAACACACCTAGTCTCGTGGGCGAGGGAGCGAGCGGTTTTTGTGTCAGCGGCGGCGTCAGTGATGACGATGTGCAGCTGATCGAAACCATGCTCAATAGTGTTGGCATCGCCGCACAAGTCACTGAGCCGCAAATGAACGGGGTCACCGGAGTCAGTGGGTCAGGGCCGGCCTACGTGTTCCTCATCATCGAAGCTCTTGCCGATGGCGGCGTCGCGGCGGGTTTGCCTCGTGCGACCGCGTTGCAATTGGCTACACAAACTGTTTTGGGAGCCGCAAAAATGGTTCGCGAAACGGGAGAGCATCCTGGCTTTTTGAAGGACAACGTCTGCAGCCCCGGCGGAACGACCATTGCCGCGATGAGTGTCCTGGAACAGAATGCCGTTCGAGGGGCGATGATTCAGGCCGTTCAAGCGTCCGCGAATCGCAGCCGTGAACTCGCCTAG
- the pyrH gene encoding UMP kinase encodes MSGFANTRKSLPFYEPRLLANHTFQRGDSLSFLLPLTRPDAEMPDIAPSSQPEGDLRYRRVILKLSGESLAESGKRGISDNELLAIAKQIKSAHESGCQIAIVNGGGNILRGASFSGANASVQEATAHYMGMLATVINSLALQDALDSIGLQTRVMSALPVDRVAEQFIRRRAIRHLEKGRVIILSGGIGSPFVTTDTAAAQRALEIEADVILKATRVDGVYSDDPEKNPHAVLYEQLSYNEVIQKKLRVMDATAIALCNEHRKPILVFNFKQDGNIVRAVRGESVGTWIGDPQDTQTNQR; translated from the coding sequence GTGTCTGGTTTCGCAAACACACGGAAATCGTTACCGTTTTACGAGCCACGTTTGCTTGCGAATCACACGTTTCAACGCGGCGATTCGCTTTCCTTTTTGCTTCCTCTGACCCGACCTGACGCCGAGATGCCCGACATTGCCCCATCGAGTCAACCGGAAGGCGATTTACGTTATCGCCGCGTGATTTTGAAACTCAGCGGCGAAAGCCTGGCTGAATCTGGCAAGCGAGGAATCAGCGACAACGAACTGCTGGCAATCGCGAAGCAGATCAAATCCGCCCACGAATCCGGCTGTCAAATTGCGATCGTCAACGGCGGTGGCAATATCCTGCGAGGCGCCTCGTTCTCGGGAGCCAACGCTTCGGTCCAAGAAGCCACCGCGCACTACATGGGCATGCTGGCGACGGTAATCAATTCGCTGGCTCTGCAAGACGCTCTCGATTCGATCGGGTTGCAGACACGAGTGATGAGTGCGTTGCCCGTCGACCGTGTTGCCGAACAATTCATCCGACGCCGCGCCATCCGTCATCTCGAAAAAGGCCGCGTGATCATCCTTTCCGGAGGAATCGGAAGTCCGTTTGTAACGACTGATACAGCCGCCGCTCAGCGAGCGCTCGAGATCGAAGCCGACGTGATCTTGAAGGCAACCCGCGTGGACGGTGTCTACAGCGACGATCCGGAAAAGAACCCTCACGCGGTTTTGTACGAACAACTCAGCTACAACGAAGTGATCCAAAAGAAGCTTCGCGTGATGGATGCCACCGCAATTGCGTTGTGCAACGAACACCGCAAGCCAATCTTGGTGTTTAATTTCAAGCAGGACGGCAACATTGTGCGTGCCGTCCGCGGCGAATCCGTGGGAACCTGGATCGGTGACCCACAAGACACGCAAACCAACCAACGTTGA
- a CDS encoding endonuclease/exonuclease/phosphatase family protein, with product MTLSRRYFCGAVGASIAASNLNLLADDQSPKPLRVVAYNIYNLKGWPSQSPLAQQAVARGQMAKRLAMELALYDPDIINFSESPSEKLTKEVAELLGMNHVRFPSGGNWPGTLLSKSKISDSQNAPMNGERPKELFTRHWGRALVELPNDEPLIVHSAHLYPTPEPTIRLREIRAMIKSMKSDLDSGRSMLLIGDLNHSPDTDEYKLWKDAGWIDTFAKVGEGNGFTIKADNPEWRIDYVFATGPIAKRVGESRPLFEGAFRVNNEDEKSYALSDHLPQLAVFD from the coding sequence ATGACGCTTTCACGCCGATATTTTTGCGGAGCAGTCGGGGCGAGCATTGCCGCCTCCAATCTGAATTTGCTTGCGGACGATCAATCGCCAAAGCCACTTCGAGTAGTCGCCTACAATATTTACAATTTGAAAGGATGGCCGAGCCAAAGCCCCTTGGCCCAGCAAGCCGTCGCGCGTGGACAAATGGCGAAACGGTTGGCGATGGAGCTGGCTCTTTATGATCCAGACATCATCAACTTTTCCGAATCCCCCTCCGAGAAGTTGACGAAAGAGGTTGCAGAATTGCTCGGCATGAATCACGTGAGATTTCCCAGTGGAGGAAACTGGCCCGGGACACTGCTGAGCAAATCGAAGATTTCGGATTCACAAAACGCCCCGATGAACGGCGAAAGACCGAAAGAGCTGTTCACGCGCCATTGGGGACGAGCCCTCGTTGAATTGCCAAATGATGAACCGCTCATCGTTCACTCGGCACATCTTTACCCAACTCCCGAGCCCACGATTCGCCTCAGAGAGATTCGGGCAATGATTAAATCGATGAAATCGGATCTCGATTCAGGACGCTCGATGCTTTTGATTGGAGATTTGAATCACAGCCCTGACACTGACGAATACAAGCTTTGGAAAGATGCCGGCTGGATCGATACTTTTGCGAAGGTCGGCGAAGGCAATGGTTTCACGATCAAAGCAGACAATCCCGAATGGCGAATCGACTACGTCTTCGCCACGGGACCGATCGCGAAAAGGGTGGGCGAATCAAGGCCGCTGTTTGAAGGTGCGTTTCGCGTGAACAATGAAGACGAAAAGTCGTACGCGCTGAGTGATCACCTCCCGCAGCTCGCAGTGTTCGATTAG
- a CDS encoding IS4-like element ISRba5 family transposase produces the protein MPTKTKRLKRRKLPDDQGERTQESLVKPKIKIEGLKYFAMLKPLLEHLHEHECQRDTAGNRTLHYDQYCMLVLLYVLNPTVSSLRAISQASELTKVRDKLGNEKASLGSLSEAGGLFSADHLKPVIEALSAEVNDAAPDPRLSSIQQTITAVDGSLVNALPSLIAASILKQTTGSALVRWRLHTHFEVNNLLPVRVDVTPDGGGEHDERAVLKRVLEEDRLYVMDRGYAKFSLFNSIVASSSSYVCRLRDNTVYKTTQELELTEGDRAAGVLNDKIVKLGGSSSSSSSPDHPIRLIQIRCTPHQNRTGGKARGSKAPNSDGILRIATNLLNVPAEIIALIYAYRWTIEIFFRFYKQLMGGDHLISHNANGIQIQVYCSVIACLLINLWTGSRPTKRTFEMISFYFQGLATEEELIAHIEKQAAAEEAKRAKEERKEIC, from the coding sequence ATGCCAACCAAAACCAAGCGACTCAAAAGACGAAAGCTTCCTGATGACCAGGGTGAGCGAACACAGGAATCTCTCGTCAAGCCGAAGATCAAAATCGAAGGCCTCAAATACTTCGCCATGCTCAAGCCCCTGCTCGAGCATCTTCACGAACATGAGTGCCAGCGTGATACCGCTGGTAACCGTACGCTGCACTACGATCAGTATTGCATGCTCGTGTTGCTGTATGTCCTGAACCCCACTGTCTCAAGTTTGCGAGCGATCTCGCAGGCCAGTGAGTTGACGAAAGTACGTGACAAACTGGGCAACGAGAAAGCTTCGCTGGGATCGCTATCCGAAGCCGGTGGGCTGTTCTCTGCAGACCATCTCAAGCCAGTCATTGAGGCCTTGTCTGCTGAAGTCAACGATGCTGCCCCGGACCCGCGACTGAGCAGCATTCAGCAAACGATCACCGCCGTGGATGGCTCACTTGTTAACGCCTTGCCGTCGCTGATTGCCGCATCCATTCTGAAGCAAACAACGGGCTCAGCGCTGGTGCGATGGCGACTACACACACACTTTGAGGTCAATAACCTGCTGCCCGTACGAGTCGACGTGACACCTGACGGCGGTGGAGAACACGACGAGCGGGCCGTGCTCAAACGAGTGCTCGAAGAAGATCGCTTGTACGTGATGGACCGTGGCTATGCCAAGTTCTCGCTCTTCAATTCAATCGTCGCGTCATCGAGTAGCTATGTTTGCCGACTACGTGACAACACGGTTTACAAGACGACTCAAGAACTTGAGTTAACCGAGGGTGACCGTGCTGCGGGGGTGCTCAACGATAAGATTGTGAAGCTTGGAGGATCGAGCAGCAGCTCAAGTTCCCCTGATCATCCGATCCGGTTGATCCAAATCCGCTGCACGCCTCATCAAAACCGCACTGGCGGAAAGGCGAGAGGTTCCAAGGCACCCAACAGCGATGGGATCCTTCGCATTGCCACCAATCTACTGAATGTACCTGCTGAAATCATTGCCCTGATCTACGCCTACCGATGGACAATTGAAATCTTCTTTCGGTTCTACAAGCAACTGATGGGCGGCGATCACCTTATCAGCCACAACGCCAATGGAATCCAGATTCAAGTCTACTGTTCGGTGATTGCTTGCTTGCTGATCAACCTGTGGACTGGATCTCGCCCCACGAAACGAACGTTTGAAATGATCAGCTTCTACTTCCAAGGCTTAGCCACTGAAGAGGAGCTGATTGCTCACATCGAAAAGCAAGCAGCTGCAGAAGAGGCAAAGCGTGCCAAAGAGGAGCGTAAAGAAATTTGCTAA
- a CDS encoding arylsulfatase produces MCLTAHAQDKPNVLVIWGDDIGTENISHYNRGMMGYQTPNIDRVAKEGIFFTDYYGQQSCTAGRAAFISGSVPVRSGMTKVGLPGAKEGWQKTDVTMATVMKSLGYSTGQFGKNHQGDRDEHLPTQHGFDEFLGNLYHLNAEEEPENEDYPGDMVLADGRTFRQAFGPRGVIKATADGKIEDTGPLTKKRMETIDEETIAAAKDFITRQHKAGKPFFCWWNGTRMHFRTHVKKEHRNKGNDEYTDGMIEHDMQVGELLDLLDELGIADNTIVQYSTDNGPHYNTWPDAGTTPFRSEKNSNWEGAYRVPCYVRWPGKFPAGTVRNGIVAHEDWLPTFAAAAGGTDIKDKLLKGVELNGRSYKNHIDGYNMLDYLTGESKESPRKEFMYVNDDGQIVAIRYEDWKAVFLENRGVAFEVWREPFTELRVPLLFNLRRDPFEKAQHNSNTYNDWFLSRVYVLAPMQQLAGKFLMSMKEFPPSQTPGSFNLEKIQKQIEGSLGGR; encoded by the coding sequence ATGTGCCTCACGGCTCACGCTCAGGACAAACCGAATGTCCTCGTTATTTGGGGCGACGACATCGGCACCGAAAACATCAGCCACTACAACCGTGGGATGATGGGCTATCAGACACCGAACATCGACCGCGTTGCGAAGGAAGGGATTTTCTTCACCGACTACTACGGTCAACAATCCTGTACCGCAGGTCGTGCCGCTTTCATCAGTGGCAGTGTTCCGGTCCGCAGTGGGATGACCAAGGTTGGCTTGCCTGGTGCGAAAGAAGGCTGGCAAAAAACCGATGTCACCATGGCAACGGTTATGAAGAGCCTCGGATACTCAACCGGCCAATTCGGGAAGAATCACCAAGGCGACCGTGACGAACATCTGCCAACGCAACATGGTTTCGATGAATTCCTCGGCAACCTCTACCACCTCAATGCGGAAGAGGAACCTGAGAACGAAGACTATCCCGGCGACATGGTCTTGGCTGATGGTCGAACGTTCCGCCAAGCCTTTGGGCCTCGCGGCGTGATCAAGGCGACTGCGGACGGCAAGATCGAAGACACCGGCCCGCTCACGAAAAAGCGAATGGAAACGATTGATGAAGAAACCATTGCTGCGGCCAAGGACTTCATCACGCGTCAACACAAAGCGGGCAAGCCATTCTTTTGCTGGTGGAACGGGACGCGAATGCACTTTCGAACACACGTCAAGAAAGAACATCGTAACAAAGGCAACGACGAGTACACCGACGGGATGATCGAGCACGACATGCAGGTTGGTGAACTGTTGGATCTGTTGGACGAACTGGGAATCGCCGACAACACGATCGTTCAGTATTCAACTGACAACGGTCCACACTACAACACCTGGCCCGACGCCGGAACAACTCCCTTTCGAAGCGAAAAGAACTCCAACTGGGAAGGTGCTTATCGAGTTCCTTGCTATGTGCGTTGGCCCGGTAAGTTTCCGGCCGGAACGGTTCGCAACGGCATTGTGGCTCACGAAGATTGGTTGCCCACTTTCGCAGCCGCTGCAGGTGGAACAGACATCAAGGACAAATTGTTGAAAGGTGTGGAGCTGAATGGTCGCTCATACAAGAACCACATCGATGGTTACAACATGCTGGACTACCTGACTGGCGAGAGCAAAGAATCGCCTCGCAAAGAGTTCATGTACGTCAATGACGACGGCCAAATCGTTGCCATTCGCTACGAAGATTGGAAAGCCGTCTTCCTCGAAAACCGAGGTGTTGCATTTGAAGTTTGGCGTGAACCCTTCACCGAACTTCGTGTTCCGTTGTTGTTTAACCTCCGTCGCGATCCGTTTGAGAAGGCACAGCACAACTCGAATACCTACAACGATTGGTTCCTTTCGCGAGTCTATGTGTTGGCTCCCATGCAGCAACTAGCAGGGAAGTTTCTGATGTCGATGAAGGAGTTCCCGCCAAGCCAAACGCCGGGATCGTTCAACCTCGAGAAGATTCAGAAGCAAATCGAAGGCAGCTTGGGCGGCCGATGA
- a CDS encoding GNAT family N-acetyltransferase: protein MNQTAPTFAELGPEHEAALADYVAEFEREGENRIHGYFAKPEWTHVETIKRLQAWSNGEMLSGFVPNSSQFMIFNGRIIGNYNVRHELSPELEQCGGHCGYSVRPTERCKGYGTLILQDAKRFARFVGLTRLLVTCSVENVGSARVIERNGGILHDIVCNDAPTANLRRYWIEL from the coding sequence ATGAATCAAACCGCCCCGACCTTCGCAGAGCTTGGCCCAGAACATGAAGCCGCTCTCGCCGACTACGTTGCCGAGTTTGAACGCGAGGGAGAAAATCGGATCCACGGCTACTTCGCAAAACCTGAGTGGACGCACGTGGAGACGATTAAACGACTGCAGGCTTGGTCAAATGGCGAAATGCTATCAGGCTTTGTACCGAACTCATCGCAGTTCATGATTTTCAACGGCCGAATCATCGGGAACTACAACGTTCGCCACGAGCTTTCCCCTGAATTGGAACAATGCGGTGGGCACTGTGGATACAGCGTTCGTCCTACAGAGCGATGCAAAGGCTACGGCACGCTAATACTACAAGACGCCAAACGATTCGCTCGATTTGTCGGCTTAACGCGTCTCCTGGTGACATGTAGCGTCGAAAACGTCGGGTCCGCTCGAGTTATCGAGCGCAATGGAGGCATCCTCCATGATATTGTTTGTAACGACGCACCCACTGCGAATCTGAGACGCTACTGGATTGAGTTGTGA
- a CDS encoding leucine-rich repeat domain-containing protein: MHSSRKLSVLWFVSLFCLSLAFAPASSADDEKKPGDKQESAPAEKAAEVKEAAKSEKPAQKDEDKKPEAKKEEKKPEAKKPEPKKADKKADKAEMKEEKKEDKKPEEKPVVKSVFPDKALESAVRAEVFAKRHNDEPITAEDVAKISRVVGTGKGIQSLEGLQHCKSLMLIDLADNKIEDLSPIADLKRLQSVTLANNKIASLDPVAELVAMQLLDVSGNELTSLDPLAKMSNLRTLYVADNKLTSLDPLAGLTKIWSLDAAGNELTSLDPVAKLGWLTTLEISDNKITSLAPLTSLKDLDMLIAPGNPFANLKPLVDMCRADVEGDRRFAPYLNVYLSPAQMKHADWSDDLAALKQLGVRLHEYERKKSGESSNP; encoded by the coding sequence ATGCACAGCTCGCGAAAACTGTCCGTCCTCTGGTTCGTGTCGCTCTTCTGCCTCAGCCTGGCTTTCGCCCCCGCGTCGTCGGCGGATGACGAGAAAAAGCCCGGCGACAAGCAGGAATCTGCCCCAGCCGAGAAAGCGGCCGAGGTGAAGGAGGCCGCAAAGTCAGAGAAACCGGCTCAGAAAGACGAGGACAAAAAGCCAGAAGCAAAGAAAGAAGAGAAGAAGCCTGAGGCCAAAAAGCCGGAGCCCAAGAAGGCTGACAAAAAGGCCGACAAGGCGGAGATGAAAGAAGAAAAGAAGGAAGATAAGAAGCCAGAGGAAAAACCCGTCGTCAAATCGGTCTTCCCGGACAAGGCTCTCGAGTCAGCCGTCCGCGCCGAGGTTTTCGCGAAACGCCACAACGACGAACCGATCACTGCCGAGGACGTCGCCAAGATCTCTCGCGTTGTCGGAACCGGCAAAGGAATCCAATCGCTCGAGGGACTTCAGCACTGCAAGTCGTTGATGCTGATCGATCTGGCTGACAACAAGATTGAGGATCTATCCCCGATCGCGGATTTGAAACGTCTGCAATCAGTCACTCTGGCCAACAACAAAATCGCCAGCCTGGATCCCGTCGCCGAATTGGTTGCGATGCAGTTGTTGGACGTTTCTGGCAACGAGCTGACCAGCCTGGATCCGCTGGCGAAGATGAGCAATCTTCGAACGCTGTATGTCGCTGACAACAAACTCACCAGCCTTGATCCCTTAGCGGGACTGACCAAAATTTGGTCGCTCGATGCTGCCGGAAATGAATTGACCAGTCTCGATCCCGTCGCAAAACTCGGTTGGCTAACGACGTTGGAGATTTCCGACAACAAGATCACTTCGCTGGCGCCGCTAACCTCGCTCAAAGATCTGGACATGCTGATCGCTCCGGGGAACCCATTCGCGAATCTGAAACCGCTCGTCGACATGTGTCGCGCCGATGTGGAAGGCGATCGCCGTTTTGCACCTTATCTGAATGTCTATCTCTCGCCCGCCCAAATGAAGCATGCGGATTGGTCTGACGACCTCGCCGCACTGAAACAGCTTGGTGTGCGTTTGCATGAGTACGAACGAAAGAAGTCCGGAGAATCATCGAATCCATGA
- the frr gene encoding ribosome recycling factor: MTSDEILMDAEERMDKAVSVLQNNLSGIRTGRANPGLVDSIKVEVYGSLTPLKQLASIGTPEPQQILIRPYDATTIKDIEKAIVAGDLGLNPQNDGRVIRLNVPPLSGEVRKKMVSRIKELAEEAKVSIRNIRRDANKAAETAEKDKEMTEDDRDKTKDQVQELTKKAETNVNESAKAREAEVMED; this comes from the coding sequence ATGACGAGCGACGAGATATTGATGGACGCCGAAGAGCGAATGGACAAAGCCGTTTCGGTGCTGCAAAACAATTTGTCGGGGATTCGCACCGGACGGGCCAACCCGGGTTTGGTCGATTCGATCAAAGTGGAGGTCTACGGTTCGCTGACGCCGCTGAAACAATTGGCCAGCATCGGTACGCCTGAGCCACAACAAATCTTGATTCGCCCGTACGACGCAACGACAATCAAAGATATCGAAAAAGCGATCGTCGCCGGCGACTTGGGATTGAATCCGCAAAACGATGGCCGCGTCATCCGTCTCAACGTTCCACCGTTGTCGGGCGAAGTCCGCAAAAAGATGGTTTCGCGAATCAAGGAACTGGCCGAAGAAGCCAAGGTTTCGATTCGTAATATCCGTCGCGATGCCAACAAAGCCGCCGAAACGGCTGAGAAGGACAAAGAGATGACGGAAGACGATCGCGACAAGACGAAAGATCAAGTGCAAGAACTGACCAAGAAGGCTGAAACAAACGTCAACGAATCCGCTAAAGCTCGCGAAGCGGAAGTGATGGAGGACTGA
- a CDS encoding arylsulfatase: protein MPIKAILSVLLFLLVPCSGLRAADNGDDVDQVSPPNIILVMTDDQGYGDLGCHGHPFLKTPNLDRLHSESTRFNDFHVSPTCAPTRSALMSGRAPFKNGVTHTILERDRMALTSTTIAEVLKSAGYTTGIFGKWHLGDEDAYQPDRRGFDETFIHGAGGIGQNFAGSQSDAPGTSYFNPIIKHNGTFVQTEGYCTDVFFQQALGWIRLQTKSDTKPFFAYIPTNAPHAPYKVEKRYSDRFRDKCSSPQSEFLGMIVNIDDNMGKLMGKLDEWDLADNTLLIFMTDNGSAKGSKIYNAGMKGGKGTVNEGGSRVPLFMRLPGFTNSGVDIETMTRHVDLFPTLAEIAHAEIPAEADLDGRSLVSLIKNPQLDWDHRFQFFHSGRWAKAGLKGKFGKGDPNPDHSKHKNYAVRDEKWRLVNGELYDLENDPGETADVAGSHPEVVSRMLVAFDEWWDEVRPLMINEDAPLDVGKPFRDQFQKQKDSSGIPKWNPPSLN from the coding sequence ATGCCAATCAAAGCCATTCTTTCAGTACTCCTGTTTCTCCTTGTACCGTGCAGCGGGCTACGAGCTGCTGATAACGGTGATGACGTCGATCAAGTGTCTCCGCCAAACATCATTTTGGTGATGACCGACGATCAGGGTTATGGCGATCTCGGTTGCCACGGTCATCCGTTTCTGAAAACACCAAACCTTGACCGCCTTCATTCGGAAAGCACTCGTTTCAACGACTTTCATGTCAGCCCGACCTGTGCGCCGACACGTTCAGCGCTGATGTCTGGCCGCGCTCCATTCAAAAATGGCGTGACCCACACCATTTTGGAACGAGACCGCATGGCTCTCACTTCGACCACGATCGCAGAAGTGTTGAAGTCAGCAGGTTACACCACGGGCATTTTCGGCAAATGGCACTTGGGAGATGAAGACGCTTACCAGCCCGATCGACGTGGATTTGATGAAACGTTCATCCACGGCGCCGGCGGAATCGGCCAGAACTTTGCTGGTTCGCAAAGCGACGCTCCCGGAACCAGTTACTTCAACCCGATCATCAAGCACAACGGAACGTTCGTGCAAACCGAAGGCTATTGCACGGACGTCTTCTTCCAACAGGCCCTCGGTTGGATCCGCTTGCAAACTAAGAGCGATACAAAACCCTTCTTCGCGTACATTCCCACCAACGCACCGCACGCTCCTTACAAAGTTGAAAAGCGATACTCCGATCGATTCCGCGACAAGTGCTCCTCCCCACAATCAGAGTTCTTGGGCATGATCGTCAACATCGACGACAACATGGGAAAGCTGATGGGCAAACTCGATGAGTGGGATCTGGCTGACAATACATTGCTGATTTTCATGACTGACAACGGAAGCGCGAAAGGATCGAAGATCTACAATGCAGGAATGAAGGGCGGCAAAGGAACCGTGAATGAAGGTGGCTCGCGAGTTCCTTTGTTCATGCGTCTGCCCGGTTTCACAAACAGCGGCGTGGACATCGAGACGATGACTCGTCACGTCGACCTGTTCCCCACACTTGCCGAGATTGCGCACGCCGAGATTCCTGCTGAGGCGGACCTGGACGGTCGCAGCCTGGTTTCGTTGATCAAGAACCCACAATTAGATTGGGATCATCGCTTTCAGTTCTTTCACAGCGGACGATGGGCCAAAGCCGGACTGAAAGGCAAGTTTGGCAAGGGCGATCCAAACCCGGATCATTCGAAACACAAGAACTACGCCGTCCGAGACGAAAAGTGGCGGCTGGTCAATGGAGAGCTCTATGATCTCGAAAATGATCCTGGTGAAACAGCCGATGTTGCTGGCAGTCACCCTGAAGTGGTTTCGCGAATGCTTGTCGCCTTCGACGAATGGTGGGATGAAGTGCGTCCTTTGATGATCAACGAAGACGCACCACTTGATGTTGGAAAACCGTTCCGAGATCAGTTTCAGAAGCAAAAAGATAGTTCGGGGATTCCAAAATGGAATCCACCCTCGTTGAATTAA
- a CDS encoding serine/threonine-protein kinase: MSAPTPEEFIQRAVAVGIAERREVDRALSELGAEERQLNDIIELLQRHGILTTLQCEKLSRGDKGGYFYGDYKVQYLIGAGTFARVYRAEKGDEVFAVKVLRKRFRDEPKEMEQFLREGRMGLKLKHPNIVRILDVVPDVRNPFLVMEFVEGQTLRELVRIRKQLPVELSLKLTMEIAAGLAHAASLGISHRDLKLSNVLISSGGTAKLVDFGLAALADRNNPEQVADCPNARAIDYAALERGTNVRKDDPRSDVFFTGNMLYHMLAGTPALSETRDRLARLNVSRFQEIKPITEHVPDCPGIVSQLLMKILAYDPTKRIQSASALRIEVERVLETLKRGPVERQVHDTSGTVNAADVGDDHVVTNEGEGYVVMLVESKANLQNAVRERLKARGYRVLIIADPRRALARFDDDIENPADCVIFGAAELGNDALEAYNQFVTNEKTAEIPAVLLVDQRQGHIISRAKRGPNRVLLPLPLRVKQLRVALMQLLANVEKRTPGMF; encoded by the coding sequence ATGAGTGCTCCGACTCCCGAAGAATTCATCCAGCGTGCGGTCGCAGTTGGAATCGCTGAAAGACGAGAGGTTGATCGCGCGCTGTCGGAACTGGGTGCCGAAGAACGGCAACTCAACGACATCATTGAGTTGCTGCAACGACACGGCATTCTGACGACGCTGCAATGCGAGAAGCTGAGTCGTGGCGATAAAGGCGGTTACTTCTACGGCGACTACAAAGTTCAGTACCTGATCGGTGCGGGTACGTTTGCTCGCGTGTATCGTGCTGAAAAAGGCGACGAGGTTTTCGCGGTCAAAGTGCTTCGCAAACGTTTCCGTGATGAACCGAAGGAAATGGAGCAGTTCCTTCGCGAAGGCCGCATGGGGCTGAAGCTGAAACACCCCAACATCGTTCGCATTTTGGATGTTGTCCCCGACGTTCGAAACCCTTTCTTGGTGATGGAATTCGTCGAGGGGCAAACGCTTCGCGAACTGGTTCGCATCCGAAAGCAGTTGCCCGTTGAGCTTTCGTTGAAGTTGACGATGGAAATCGCCGCCGGTTTGGCGCACGCTGCCAGCTTGGGGATTTCACACCGTGACTTGAAGTTGTCCAACGTGTTGATTTCATCCGGAGGGACCGCAAAGCTGGTCGACTTTGGTTTGGCCGCGTTGGCTGATCGCAACAACCCCGAACAGGTCGCTGATTGTCCCAACGCTCGCGCGATCGATTACGCCGCTTTGGAACGAGGCACGAACGTCCGAAAGGATGACCCTCGCAGTGACGTTTTCTTCACTGGAAACATGCTCTATCACATGTTGGCGGGGACGCCGGCATTGTCAGAAACGCGAGACCGTTTGGCTCGATTAAATGTCTCTCGTTTTCAAGAAATCAAACCGATCACCGAACACGTTCCCGATTGCCCGGGGATCGTCAGCCAATTGCTGATGAAGATTTTGGCGTATGACCCGACGAAACGCATCCAGTCCGCGTCGGCGTTGCGAATCGAAGTCGAGCGTGTATTGGAAACGTTGAAACGAGGCCCCGTCGAACGCCAAGTTCACGACACCAGCGGAACGGTCAACGCAGCCGATGTCGGTGACGATCACGTCGTCACCAACGAAGGCGAAGGCTACGTCGTGATGCTGGTGGAATCCAAAGCCAACCTGCAAAACGCGGTTCGCGAACGATTGAAAGCCCGGGGCTACCGCGTGTTGATCATCGCCGATCCGCGACGTGCACTTGCGCGATTCGACGACGACATCGAGAATCCGGCGGATTGTGTGATCTTTGGTGCAGCCGAACTTGGCAACGACGCCTTGGAGGCCTACAACCAATTCGTCACCAACGAAAAGACAGCTGAAATTCCTGCGGTCTTGCTGGTCGATCAACGCCAAGGACACATCATCAGCCGCGCCAAACGCGGCCCCAATCGCGTGCTGCTTCCTCTGCCGCTGCGAGTCAAGCAACTTCGAGTTGCGTTGATGCAGTTGCTGGCAAACGTCGAAAAGCGTACCCCGGGAATGTTCTGA